Proteins co-encoded in one Salvia splendens isolate huo1 chromosome 4, SspV2, whole genome shotgun sequence genomic window:
- the LOC121798077 gene encoding anaphase-promoting complex subunit 2-like, giving the protein MAATKGSSSSPTCNLAALDSLNENSIGEMTNSWNAFCAATEAQLRRDKNLSFASDIVPRVRTLCGYGLQSLIIEHFLCSVEKTFEKNGASRFWKHFDAYSKMVVQDMEDMDQQGEMLEVLHTALEQITSEKQYLEKCLFVLIHALETCRESKPEETAHSDAERNYLLSKYQLIVTSVLMASLPRHFPDVLQWYFKGRLEELSAMMATGSEYNNKLSVDDEGDRDCRRVEMDIDENQHQRIVLGNNKLVKNIGEVVRDLRHLGFTSMAEDAYASAIFFLLKGKVHELAGDDFRFSVLDSIKQWIQDVPLQFLHALLAYLGDSVSYGSPSSGLKSPLASHPSYKYCGNEVPSEGLIRWQLRLEYFAYETLQDLRIAKLFEIIVDYPDSSPAIEDLKLCLEYTGQHSKLVDSFIAALKYRLLTAGASTNDILHQYVSTIKALRTIDPAGVFLESVGEPIREYLKGRKDTIKCIVTMLTDGAGGNPTGPGSTGDSLLEELNRDEENQESSSFDDDVCSDDKQAWINAQSWEPDPVEADPLKGSRYRRKVDILGMIVGIIGSKDQLVNEYRVMLAEKLLNKSDYDIDSEIRTLELLKIHFGESSMQKCEIMLNDLIDSKRTNTNIKKATIKQQPKPVADIGEVELSLDNVDATIISSNFWPPIQDEALNIPGPVDQLLSDYAKKFNEIKTPRKLLWKKSLGTVKLELQFEDRTLPFMVTPLQAAIIGQFEDQTSWTSKNLAAAVGVPNDVLNRRIYFWINKGILAESVPDSGDHTFTLVEAMAEGGKAGVGSGSPEELLAGDEDGERSVASVEDQLRKEMTVYEKFITGMLTNFGSMALDRIHNTLKMFCIGDPSYDKSLQQLQSFLAGLVAEEKLELRDGMYFLKK; this is encoded by the exons atggCGGCGACGAAGGGTTCGTCGTCGTCGCCGACATGTAATTTGGCGGCTCTGGATTCTCTGAATGAGAACTCAATCGGAGAAATGACGAATAGCTGGAATGCGTTTTGCGCAGCAACAGAAGCGCAGCTGAGGCGCGATAAAAATCTGTCGTTCGCTTCTGATATCGTGCCACGTGTCCGAACTCTATGCGGTTATGGACTCCAGTCACTGATCATCGAGCACTTCCTTTGCTCTGTAGAG AAAACATTTGAGAAAAATGGAGCATCAAGGTTTTGGAAGCATTTTGATGCTTACAGCAAAATGGTGGTTCAGGATATGGAAGACATG GATCAACAAGGGGAGATGCTAGAAGTGCTACATACAGCCTTAGAACAGATAACATCTGAAAAGCAATACCTGGAGAAGTGCCTATTTGTGTTAATTCATGCTTTAGAGACATGTAGGGAGAGTAAGCCTGAAGAAACAGCCCACTCAGATGCAGAGCGAAACTActtattatcaaaatatcaaCTAATAGTAACTTCGGTTCTCATGGCTAGTCTTCCTCGACATTTCCCTG ATGTGCTTCAGTGGTACTTTAAGGGAAGGCTTGAGGAGTTAAGTGCGATGATGGCGACAGGGTCTGAGTACAATAACAAGTTAAGTGTAGATGATGAAGGGGACCGGGATTGCAGAAGAGTGGAAATGGATATTGATGAAAACCAACACCAAAGAATTGTACTGGGAAACAATAAATTAGTAAAGAACATTGGGGAGGTTGTACGTGATCTGAGGCATCTTGGTTTTACCTCAATGGCCGAAGATGCCTATGCGTCTGCCATATTTTTTCTATTGAAG GGCAAAGTGCATGAGCTGGCTGGTGATGATTTCAGATTTTCAGTATTAGACTCCATTAAGCAGTGGATACAG GATGTGCCTCTTCAGTTTTTACATGCCCTTCTTGCATACCTGGGTGACTCTGTCAGTTATGGAAGCCCTTCTTCTGGTCTGAAATCTCCTTTGGCATCTCACCCATCTTATAAGTATTGTGGAAACGAAGTTCCTTCAGAAGGACTCATCCGATGGCAGTTACGCCTAGAGTATTTTGCTTATGAAACATTACAAGATCTAAGAATAGCCAAGCTTTTTGAAATTATTGTGGATTATCCTGACAG TTCCCCTGCTATTGAAGACTTGAAACTGTGTCTTGAATATACCGGGCAGCACTCGAAACTTGTTGATTCTTTCATAGCTGCACTCAAATATCGGTTACTAACAGCTGGTGCCTCTACCAATGATATATTGCATCAATATGTTTCAACTATTAAAGCCCTTCGAACCATAGACCCAGCTGGCGTATTCCTTGAATCTGTTGGTGAACCAATAAGAGAATACTTGAAAGGAAGGAAGGATACCATTAAATGCATTGTTACCATGCTCACTGATGGGGCTGGTGGAAATCCTACTGGACCTGGAAGTACTGGGGATAGCCTTCTTGAAGAGCTAAATAGAGATGAAGAAAATCAAGAGAGTTCTAGCTTTGATGATGATGTTTGCAGTGATGACAAACAAGCTTGGATAAATGCCCAAAG TTGGGAACCTGATCCAGTGGAAGCAGATCCCTTGAAGGGCAGCAGGTACCGGAGGAAGGTTGACATTCTTGGTATGATTGTCGGCATAATTGGTTCGAAGGATCAGTTGGTGAATGAGTATCGTGTTATGCTGGCTGAAAAGCTTCTGAATAAATCTGATTATGACATTGATTCGGAGATACGTACACTGGAACTCCTGAAG ATTCATTTTGGTGAGAGCAGCATGCAGAAATGTGAAATAATGCTCAATGATCTAATTGATTCAAAAAGGACGAACACCAATATTAAAAAAGCAACCATCAAGCAACAACCTAAGCCAG TTGCTGACATCGGAGAGGTTGAGCTTTCACTTGATAATGTTGATGCTACCATTATATCATCCAATTTCTGGCCACCTATCCAG GATGAGGCCCTAAATATACCTGGACCTGTGGACCAGCTTTTAAGTGATTATGCTAAGAAGTTCAATGAAATCAAGACCCCTCGTAAGCTCCTATGGAAGAAAAGTCTTGGTACTGTGAAG TTGGAGCTGCAATTCGAAGATAGAACACTGCCATTTATGGTCACACCTCTCCAAGCTGCCATCATTGGTCAATTCGAGGATCAAACAAG TTGGACGTCGAAGAATCTTGCTGCTGCTGTTGGTGTACCAAATGATGTATTGAACAGaagaatatatttttggataaaCAAG GGGATCCTAGCAGAATCAGTTCCGGATTCTGGGGATCACACATTTACTCTGGTGGAAGCCATGGCCGAGGGTGGCAAGGCTGGTGTTGGAAGTGGTAGTCCTGAAGAGCTTCTAGCAGGTGATGAGGATGGAGAGAGATCCGTAGCATCTGTTGAAGACCAGCTCCGAAAAGAAATGACTGTTTATGAG AAATTCATCACAGGGATGCTCACCAATTTTGGCAGCATGGCACTAGACCGGATTCACAATACTCTCAAG ATGTTCTGTATAGGCGACCCCTCGTACGACAAATCACTCCAACAGCTGCAAAGTTTTTTAGCTGGTCTAGTTGCAGAAGAGAAGCTCGAACTCAGAGATGGAATGTATTTCTTGAAGAAGTAG
- the LOC121798079 gene encoding NAC domain-containing protein 2-like translates to MVGLGSRISSGLPPGFRFHPTDEELIIYYLRNQATSRPCPVSIIPEVDIYKFDPWQLPNKAEFGEKEWYFFTPRDRKYPNGVRPNRAAVSGYWKATGTDKAIQSGSKYVGVKKALVFYKGRPPKGVKTDWIMHEYRLNESRSQPYKQNGSMRLDDWVLCRIYKKKNLATSIEHRPIKVEDSSTSSHNQIASTSTSEEQEAANRFPRTHSLNHLWEFDNYMGSSISHLLNDNSSYNNLNVAFNNQETYNGIQFGQAVVQQSSDSAKSHVHQTTFVNPVYDQFQ, encoded by the exons atggtagGCTTAGGATCAAGAATCAGCTCAGGACTTCCACCTGGATTCAGATTCCACCCTACCGATGAAGAACTAATCATCTACTACCTTCGCAACCAAGCCACATCTAGACCTTGCCCTGTTTCGATCATCCCTGAAGTCGATATCTACAAATTCGATCCATGGCAGCTTCCCA ACAAGGCGGAATTTGGAGAGAAGGAGTGGTACTTCTTCACCCCACGTGATCGCAAGTACCCTAACGGCGTCAGGCCAAATAGGGCGGCCGTGTCCGGCTACTGGAAAGCAACGGGCACGGACAAAGCCATCCAGAGCGGCTCCAAATACGTGGGAGTAAAGAAAGCCCTTGTTTTCTACAAGGGCCGCCCGCCTAAGGGCGTCAAGACCGACTGGATCATGCACGAGTATCGCCTCAACGAATCACGATCCCAACCCTACAAGCAGAATGGCTCTATGAGg TTGGATGACTGGGTGCTGTGCAGAATCTACAAGAAGAAGAATCTAGCAACAAGTATAGAACATCGTCCGATTAAAGTCGAAGATTCGTCTACATCAAGTCATAATCAGATTGCATCTACAAGCACTAGCGAAGAGCAAGAAGCTGCAAACAGATTTCCAAGAACTCATTCATTAAATCATTTATGGGAATTCGATAACTACATGGGCTCCTCCATCTCCCACCTTCTCAACGACAACTCTTCGTACAATAATCTGAATGTGGCCTTCAATAATCAAGAAACTTACAATGGGATTCAATTTGGACAAGCAGTTGTACAGCAATCGTCAGATTCTGCAAAATCCCACGTGCATCAGACGACGTTTGTGAACCCGGTTTATGATCAGTTTCAATAA
- the LOC121798080 gene encoding cytochrome P450 704B1-like — MQIVVVSVCILFAWAFLHRVKQRGIIGPKTWPLLGSAIEQLMNYDVMHDWILNYLMASRTVVVPMPFSTYTYIAHPADVEHVLKTNFNNYPKGEVYHSYMEVLLGDGIFNVDGELWRKQRKTASLEFASKNLRDFSTVVFREYGLKLASILSHASCSNQVVDMQELLMRMTLDSICKVGFGVEIGTLAADLPDNLFAKAFDSANITVTLRFIDPLWKIKKFLNMGSEAVLDQDIKIIDDFTYSVIRRRKAELEETRDEKMKHDILSRFIELSKDPDNNMTDKSLRDVVLNFVIAGRDTTATTLTWAIYMVMSHEHVAEKLYSELRSVEGECTSLDEHESFDQRLKHFSGLLNYDSLGKLYYLHAVITETLRLYPAVPQDPKGILEDDVLPAGTKVKAGGMVTYVPYSMGRMEYNWGSDAASFKPERWLKDGVFQNASPFKFTAFQAGPRICLGKDSAYLQMKMALAILCRFYEFKLVQGHPVKYRMMTILSMANGLKLTISRRS, encoded by the exons atgcaaatagTAGTGGTATCTGTTTGTATTCTATTTGCATGGGCATTCCTCCACAGAGTGAAGCAAAGGGGTATCATAGGCCCCAAAACATGGCCTTTGCTGGGCTCGGCCATCGAACAATTGATGAACTACGATGTCATGCACGATTGGATCCTCAACTACTTAATGGCATCAAGAACCGTCGTCGTTCCCATGCCTTTCTCCACCTACACCTACATTGCCCATCCAGCCGACGTCGAGCATGTCTTGAAAACCAACTTCAACAACTACCCTAag GGTGAGGTGTACCATTCTTACATGGAAGTGCTGTTGGGAGATGGGATTTTTAATGTGGATGGTGAGCTGTGGAGGAAGCAGAGGAAGACTGCTAGCTTAGAATTTGCTTCGAAGAATTTGAGGGATTTCAGCACTGTGGTTTTCAGAGAATATGGCCTTAAACTTGCTTCCATTTTGAGCCATGCTTCTTGTAGTAACCAAGTAGTGGATATGCAG GAGCTTTTGATGAGGATGACTCTGGATTCGATCTGCAAGGTTGGATTTGGTGTGGAGATAGGGACACTAGCTGCGGATTTACCAGACAATCTATTTGCAAAGGCATTTGATTCTGCAAATATAACTGTGACTTTGAGGTTTATTGATCCACTCTGGAAAATCAAGAAGTTCTTGAATATGGGATCAGAGGCTGTGCTTGATCAAGACATtaagatcattgatgatttCACTTACTCCGTCATCAGAAGGCGGAAGGCAGAATTGGAAGAAACCAGAGATGAAAAG ATGAAGCACGACATACTGTCAAGATTCATCGAGCTGAGCAAGGATCCGGACAACAACATGACGGACAAGAGCCTCAGAGATGTGGTTCTCAACTTTGTGATTGCTGGCCGTGACACAACTGCCACAACCCTCACTTGGGCTATCTACATGGTCATGAGTCATGAGCATGTAGCAGAAAAGCTCTATTCAGAGCTGAGGAGCGTTGAAGGGGAATGCACATCTCTGGACGAACATGAATCATTTGATCAGAGACTAAAGCATTTCTCTGGACTTTTAAACTATGATTCACTAGGGAAACTATACTACTTGCACGCTGTCATAACAGAAACGCTTCGACTCTACCCTGCTGTTCCTCAG GATCCAAAAGGCATCTTAGAGGACGATGTTTTACCAGCAGGAACCAAGGTAAAGGCTGGAGGGATGGTGACATACGTACCGTATTCCATGGGAAGAATGGAATACAACTGGGGCTCGGATGCAGCATCTTTCAAACCCGAAAGATGGCTCAAAGATGGAGTCTTCCAAAATGCATCTCCTTTCAAGTTCACTGCATTTCAG GCAGGGCCAAGGATCTGTCTGGGGAAAGACTCGGCATATCTGCAGATGAAGAT